The Amycolatopsis methanolica 239 nucleotide sequence GATGGCGGACGCGGTCGCGCAGTTCGTCACCACCCAGTTTGAGCTGGCCCGCTTCGAGGAGTCCAAGCACCAGTTGCAGCAGGCCGAGATCAAGGCGCTGCGCGCGCAGATCTCGCCGCACTTCATCTACAACGCGCTCAACACGATCTCCGCGCTCATCCGCACCGACCCGGAGGAGGCGCGCGAGCTGCTGCAGGAGTTCGCCGACTTCACGCGCTACTCGTTCCGCACCTCCGGCATGTTCACCACGCTCGCCGACGAGCTGCGCAACATCGACCGCTACCTGACGATCGAGCGGGCCCGCTTCGGCGGCCGTCTCGAGGTGCGGCTGAAGATCGCGCCCGAGGTGCTGTCGGTCGTGGTGCCGTTCCTGATCATCCAGCCGCTCGTGGAGAACGCGGTGCAGCACGGTCTGGCGAACAAGCCGACCGGCGGCATGGTCACCGTGACCGCGTCCGACTACGGCACCGAGGCGTTGATCAGCGTCGAGGACGACGGCATCGGCATGGACCCGGCGCGGCTGGCCGACCTGCGCAACTCGCACCGCACCGGCGCGCACGTCGGGCTGGGCAACATCAACGCCCGCATGCGGCAGCTGTTCGGCGACGAGTACGCGCTGATGGTCGAGACCGCACCGGGCGCCGGGATGAAGGTGACGCTGCGGGTGCCGAAGTTCGCGCCCGGCGTGCGCACCGACCTGCCGGACTACGCGGAAGCGCCGCCGGAGCCGGCCCGCAACGGCCGTCTGCACAAACCGGACGGAGTCCGTAACCTGGCGCCATGACCAGCATGACGGACAGGCTGAGCAGCAGGATTTCGCGCATCGGCGACCGGGGCGACCGCAAGGACGTGGTGGCCGTCGTCAAGCTGCACGGGGTGATCACGCCGACGCCCTCGCCGCTCGCGCGCGGCACCATCAACCTCGCTGCCGTCGAGTCCGCGCTGACCCGCGCGTTCGACCACGACCGGCTCAAGGCGGTCGCGTTGCAGATCAACTCGCCGGGCGGGGCGCCGACCCAGTCCGGCCTGGTCGCGGAGCGGATCCGGCAGCTCGCCGCCAAGAAGCCGGGCGTGCCGGTGATCGCGTTCTGCGAGGACGTCGCGGCCTCCGGCGGTTACTGGCTGGCGTGCGCGGCTGACGAGATCTACGCTCACCGCACGTCGATGGTCGGTTCCATCGGCGTGATCAGCGGCGGATTCGGGTTCACCGGCCTGCTGGAGCGCTTCGGCATCGAGCGGCGCGTGCACACCGCGGGTGAGAACAAGAAGCGGCTCGACCCGTTCGCCCCGGAGAAGCCGGAGGACGTCGAGTGGCTGAAGAAGATGCACGCACAGTTGCACGAGATGTTCGTGGAGTGGGTGAAGGAACGCCGCGGCGACCGGCTCGCCGACACCGAGGAGCTGTTCAGCGGTGACGTCTGGCTCGGCGCGAAGGCCGTCGAGCTGGGCCTGGTCGACGGGATCGGCAACCTGCGGGAGGTCGTCGAGCAGCGCTGGCCGGACGCCGAGATCACGATCGCCGAGCCGAAGAAACCGCTGCTGGCCCGTCTGGGGATCGGCGCGCCCGCAGCCGCCCAGGCGCTCCTGGACGCGGTCGCACAGCGAGTTGCTTGGTCACGCTACGGGATTTGAAAGCGCCGACCCGCTCGTGCAGGCACGCAGCTGGCACCGCCACCTGCACCGCCAAGCAAGCCGGGTTGACCATTCATTCGCGGTATGGACATTGAAACCTGCACTCGGCAGGATGCGAGTCACTGTGAGTGCGCAACAAGACACCAGAAGACTGCTCGTCCTTGCCGTGGACGACGAGCCACACGGGTTGAACCTGCTGGTCGACACGCTGCGGGGCAACCCGCACATCGGCCGCGTGTTCACCGCGGTCGACGCCTCCGAGGCGCTGCGCGTGCTCGCGTCGGAGGACCCGGAGGTGCGTGAGCGCAAGGAGCGGGGCCTGCCGCCGATCGACGCGGTGTTCGCCGACCTCCAGATGCCCGGCCTGTCCGGCATGGAGATGGCGCGTGTGTTCTCCGCGATGAGCCCCGCGCCGGTGCTGGTGTTCGTCACCGGCCACGCGCACGAGGCTGTCAACGCGTTCGACCTCGGCGCCGTGGACTACTTGCTCAAGCCGTGCAACCAGCACCGGCTGGACCGGGCGGTCGAGCGGGTGCTGGAGAAGCTGAAGACCGTGGCCCCGCCGGGGCCGGGTGCGGCCGCGCCTGCCGCGCCGGACGACGACGAGGTGATCCCGGTCGAGCTCGCCGGGACCACGAAGCTCGTGCCGCGCTCGTCGGTGCGCTGGGTCGAGGCGCAGGGCGACTACGCCCGCCTGTTCACCAAGGACGGCAACAGCCACCTGGTCCGCATCCCGCTGACCCAGCTCGAGGAGCGCTGGGAGAAGGCCGGGTTCGTGCGGATCCACCGGTCGTTCCTGGTCGCGTTGAACCTGATCACCGAGCTGCGCATGGGGCAGGGCGGCTACCAGGTCGTGATCGGCAACGAGGAGAAGCTGCTCCCGGTCTCCCGGCGGCACACCCGTGAGCTCAAGGACCGACTCACGGGTGGTCGATGACCGAGGACTTCTACCGTCGCGCCGACGGGGTGCGAGAACCGGACCCGACGCTGGGCAAGAACTACCAGCCCGCGTCGGTGGAGCCGGTGCCGCCCGCGCCGCCGCCCGAGGCGCCACCGGAGCCGGCGAAACCGCCGAAGCGGCAGCGGGTGGTGCTGGCCGACCCGCGCTCCCGCAGGACGACGCCGACGCTGCGGGCGCGCCTGGAGCTGGAGCAGCAGACCAGCTGGGACGAGCTGCTGATCCGCGATCTGGTCAAGCACCAGCTGCGCACGGCGCTCGGGTTGAGCGCGCTGGTGCTGGTGCTGCTGGGCGCGCTGCCGCTGGCCTTCTACCTGTGGCCGGGGTTCGCCGCGCTGCGCGTGGTCGGCGTGCCGCTGGCGTGGTTACTGCTGGGGCTGTTGCCGTTCCCGTTGCTGCTGCTCGCGGGCCTGGCCTACAACCGGCTGGCCGAGCGGCACGAGCGGGACTTCGTGGACATGATCGAGTCGTGACCGGCCGGCGGAGCCGGAGCCGGGGCAGGGGACAATCCGGATCGTGCAGCTGAACCCGTGGGCGCTGAGCGGCATCGCGACCGTCGCCGTGCTGACCTTCTACCTGGGTCACCGCTCGTCCCGGTTCGCCAACACCACGCACGACTTCCTGGTCGCGCGCCGCACGGTGCGGTCGCGCCGCAACGCCGCCGCCATCTCCGGTGAGTACCTGTCCGCCGCGTCGTTCCTCGGCATCGCCGGGATCATCCTGAAGGACGGCGCCGACGGGTTGTGGTTCCCGATCGGCTTCACCGCCGGCTACCTGGCGCTGATGCTGTTCGTCGCCGCGCCGCTGCGCCGCTCGGGCGCCTACACGCTGCCCGACTTCCTGGAGGCGCGGCTGGGGTCGGTCGTGCTGCGCCGGTGCGGCACGTTCTTCGTGGTGTTCATCGGGATCCTCTACATGGTCCCGCAGCTGCAGGGCGCCGGGCTGGCGCTGACGACGGTGCTGAACGTGCCGGGCTGGGTCGGCGCGGTGACGGTGACCGTGCTGGTCGGCGTGAACGTGATGGCTGGCGGCATGCGCGCGATCACCGTGGTGCAGGCATTCCAGTACTGGCTGAAGCTGTTCGCGATCGCGCTGCCCGCGTTCGTGCTGTGCGCGGTGTTCCTGGCGGGCGGCAAGCCGGGGCCGGCCGGTTCGCTGGGGGCGCCGGCGCCGCCGGTGTTCGCGGAGCAGACCACTGTGGACATCCGCACCGACGTGGCCTTCGAGGTCGGCACGCTGACGCAGGTCCGGATCGAGCACCCCGGCGACCCGGCGCCGCACGAGGAGATCTGGGTGCAGGGCTCGACGCAGGAGCTGCCCCAGGGCACCCGCGTGTGGTTCGCGGCCGGCACGCCGGTGCCGACGGTGAGCGACGCGGCGGTCACCAACGCCGACTGGCTGCACCCGGGTTCCGAGGGGCTGCGGGACCTGCTGCAGACGTATTCGCTGATCTTCGCGACGTTCCTCGGCACGATGGGCCTGCCGCACGTGCTGGTCCGCTTCTACACCAACCCGGACGGACGGGCGGCGCGCCGCACGACGGTGCACGTCCTGTTGCTGCTCGGGCTGTTCTACCTGTTCCCGACGATCCTCGGGGCGCTGTCCCGGATGTACGTGCCGGAGCTGCTGGTGACCGGCCAGACGGACGCCGCGGTGCTGCGGCTGCCGTCGGCGATGGTGCCGGGCGTGGCCGGGCAGGTGCTGGGGGCGGTCGTGCTGGCCGGTGCGTTCGCGGCGTTCCTGTCCACGTCGTCCGGGCTGCTGGTGAGCCTGGCGGGGGTGGTGTCCACGGACCTGTCGAAGGGCCGGGTGCTGGACTTCCGTATCGCCGCGGGTGTGGTCGGGCTGGTGCCGCTGGCGCTGGCGCTGCTCCTGCGGCCGAACGACCTGTCGCTGAGCGTCGGGATGTCGTTCGCGCTGGCCGCGTCGACGTTCTCGCCGTTGCTGGTGCTCGGTGTGTGGTGGCGCGGGCTGACCTGGCCGGGCGCGATGGCGGGCATGATCATCGGCGGCGGGCTGGTGCTCGGCGCGCTGGTGGTGGACCTGGTCAGCCGCTTCACGGGGGGCTGGGCGCCGTGGTTCGCCGACCAGCCCGCGTTGATCACGGTGCCGGTCGCGTTCGCGGTGACGATCCTGGTGAGCCTGGCGACGCCGAACGGCAAGCCGGCCGACGTCAACGGGGTCATGCTGCGCCTGCACGCTCCGGACCGGCTCGGGTTCATGCGGGACCGCGCGGTGGCGCGGTTCGGGCAGGCCGAAGAGCGTACCCGGATGGGGCGCGGCCGACACCGTAAGTGACCCCGGGTCTAACCCGGGCGACTTTCACTCCATCGGCGGTTCCGTTTACCGCGGGTTGACTTTTCGGTGAAACTTGCCTGTTTGGGGATTCAGGATTTGGACATTCCTACGTCAAACCGGCGTAAGATCGTCAACTCTTCGTAAGATCATTCACTCAAACGGATTAACAACAAGCCTCACGTTTCGCGGCAAGATCTACCGGCATCACACGCCGGAAGAGGTTGAGACCATGCAAAGGGAGGTTGTCCCGTGAGCACCAGCGACCAGGACCTCGTCGACGAGACGGGTCCGGGCGACAACTGGCAGAAGGTGCAGGCGAGCCCAGAGTTCGCCGAGCTCCGCAAGAGGTTGCGGACCTTCGTCTTCCCGATGACCGTCCTCTTCCTCGTCTGGTACCTCATCTACGTCCTGCTCGCCGACTACGCCCACGGCTTCATGTCGACGAAGCTGATCGGCAACTTCAACGTCGGCCTGCTCATCGGCCTGCTGCAGTTCGTGTCGACGTTCCTCATCACCGGGATCTACGTGCGGTACGCGAATCGCAGGCTGGACCCGATCGCCGACAGGATCCGCGGTGAGATCGAAGGAGATGTGCGGTGAGGAACCTGGCGCAGGGCGTCGAGGGCAGCAACCCGACGCTGAACATCATCATCTTCGCGATCTTCGTCGCGATCACCCTGGTGATCGTGTTCCGCGCGAGCCGCAACACGAAGACCGCCTCCGACTACTACGCGGCGGGCCGCTCGTTCACCGGTCCGCAAAACGGCATCGCGATCTCGGGTGACTACCTGTCCGCGGCGTCGTTCCTCGGCATCGCGGGCGCGATCGCGGTCAACGGCTACGACGGGTTCCTCTACTCCATCGGGTTCCTCGTCGCGTGGCTGGTCGCGCTGCTCCTGGTCGCCGAGCTGCTGCGCAACACCGGCAAGTTCACGCTCGGCGACGTGGTCGCGTTCCGGATGCGGCAGCGGCCCGTCCGCGCCGCGGCCGCGGTCTCGACCCTCGCGGTGTCGTTCTTCTACCTGCTCGCCCAGATGGCAGGCGCAGGCGGCCTGGTCAACCTGCTGCTCGGCATCAAGGGCGACTGGGGCCAGAACGCGGTCATCGCGATCGTCGGCGTGCTGATGATCGTGTACGTGCTCATCGGCGGCATGAAGGGCACCACCTGGGTGCAGATCATCAAGGCGGTCCTGCTGATCCTGGGCGCGCTGGCGATGACACTGTGGGTGCTGGCCAAGTTCGGGTTCAACTTCTCGAACCTGCTGCAGGCCGCGGTCGATCGCGGCGGTGCGAACGGCGAGGCGCTGCTCAACCCGGGCAAGCAGTACGGCAAGACCAGCACGAGCAAGCTGGACTTCCTGTCCCTGGCCATCGCGCTGGTGCTGGGCACCGCTGGTCTGCCCCACGTCCTGATGCGCTTCTACACGGTGCCCACCGCGAAGGACGCGCGGAAGTCGGTCGTCTGGGCGATCGTGCTGATCGGCATCTTCTACCTGTTCACCCTGGTGCTGGGCTACGGCGCCGGTGCGCTGGTGGGGCCGCAGGCGATCAACTCGGCGCCGGGCACGACGAACTCGGCGGCGCCGCTGCTGGCGCTCGAACTGGGCGGTCCGATCCTGCTCGGGTTCATCTCGGCGGTGGCCTTCGCGACCATCCT carries:
- a CDS encoding cation acetate symporter, translated to MQLNPWALSGIATVAVLTFYLGHRSSRFANTTHDFLVARRTVRSRRNAAAISGEYLSAASFLGIAGIILKDGADGLWFPIGFTAGYLALMLFVAAPLRRSGAYTLPDFLEARLGSVVLRRCGTFFVVFIGILYMVPQLQGAGLALTTVLNVPGWVGAVTVTVLVGVNVMAGGMRAITVVQAFQYWLKLFAIALPAFVLCAVFLAGGKPGPAGSLGAPAPPVFAEQTTVDIRTDVAFEVGTLTQVRIEHPGDPAPHEEIWVQGSTQELPQGTRVWFAAGTPVPTVSDAAVTNADWLHPGSEGLRDLLQTYSLIFATFLGTMGLPHVLVRFYTNPDGRAARRTTVHVLLLLGLFYLFPTILGALSRMYVPELLVTGQTDAAVLRLPSAMVPGVAGQVLGAVVLAGAFAAFLSTSSGLLVSLAGVVSTDLSKGRVLDFRIAAGVVGLVPLALALLLRPNDLSLSVGMSFALAASTFSPLLVLGVWWRGLTWPGAMAGMIIGGGLVLGALVVDLVSRFTGGWAPWFADQPALITVPVAFAVTILVSLATPNGKPADVNGVMLRLHAPDRLGFMRDRAVARFGQAEERTRMGRGRHRK
- a CDS encoding solute symporter family protein — its product is MRNLAQGVEGSNPTLNIIIFAIFVAITLVIVFRASRNTKTASDYYAAGRSFTGPQNGIAISGDYLSAASFLGIAGAIAVNGYDGFLYSIGFLVAWLVALLLVAELLRNTGKFTLGDVVAFRMRQRPVRAAAAVSTLAVSFFYLLAQMAGAGGLVNLLLGIKGDWGQNAVIAIVGVLMIVYVLIGGMKGTTWVQIIKAVLLILGALAMTLWVLAKFGFNFSNLLQAAVDRGGANGEALLNPGKQYGKTSTSKLDFLSLAIALVLGTAGLPHVLMRFYTVPTAKDARKSVVWAIVLIGIFYLFTLVLGYGAGALVGPQAINSAPGTTNSAAPLLALELGGPILLGFISAVAFATILAVVAGLTITASASFAHDVYANVIKRGQVDSKQAEVRVARITALVIGALAIVGGILAKNQNVAFLVALAFAVAASANLPTLLYSLFWKRFNTQGALWSMYGGLIVCIVLIVFSPAVSGGPKPMIKGVDFHWFPLENPGLVSIPVSFLLGFLGAVLSKERNEKKYAEMEVRALTGAHAEKATAH
- a CDS encoding DUF485 domain-containing protein, which gives rise to MSTSDQDLVDETGPGDNWQKVQASPEFAELRKRLRTFVFPMTVLFLVWYLIYVLLADYAHGFMSTKLIGNFNVGLLIGLLQFVSTFLITGIYVRYANRRLDPIADRIRGEIEGDVR
- a CDS encoding S49 family peptidase, translated to MTSMTDRLSSRISRIGDRGDRKDVVAVVKLHGVITPTPSPLARGTINLAAVESALTRAFDHDRLKAVALQINSPGGAPTQSGLVAERIRQLAAKKPGVPVIAFCEDVAASGGYWLACAADEIYAHRTSMVGSIGVISGGFGFTGLLERFGIERRVHTAGENKKRLDPFAPEKPEDVEWLKKMHAQLHEMFVEWVKERRGDRLADTEELFSGDVWLGAKAVELGLVDGIGNLREVVEQRWPDAEITIAEPKKPLLARLGIGAPAAAQALLDAVAQRVAWSRYGI
- a CDS encoding LytR/AlgR family response regulator transcription factor; the protein is MRVTVSAQQDTRRLLVLAVDDEPHGLNLLVDTLRGNPHIGRVFTAVDASEALRVLASEDPEVRERKERGLPPIDAVFADLQMPGLSGMEMARVFSAMSPAPVLVFVTGHAHEAVNAFDLGAVDYLLKPCNQHRLDRAVERVLEKLKTVAPPGPGAAAPAAPDDDEVIPVELAGTTKLVPRSSVRWVEAQGDYARLFTKDGNSHLVRIPLTQLEERWEKAGFVRIHRSFLVALNLITELRMGQGGYQVVIGNEEKLLPVSRRHTRELKDRLTGGR
- a CDS encoding sensor histidine kinase, translated to MDAVSGLPISQIIPWSVAGVLLIVLIVVLARTRKPSSSIEDAVLEAVYHMSRATPDLREGFDQASADRITSQLLELLKCVAVGITDNEGTLVSWDGEANDHYLDLSSAVMMSIRKARREVVSHDDVPCDHRGTCKMKTAVIVPLLVEDEVEAALIVVGRSSGKRLIQMADAVAQFVTTQFELARFEESKHQLQQAEIKALRAQISPHFIYNALNTISALIRTDPEEARELLQEFADFTRYSFRTSGMFTTLADELRNIDRYLTIERARFGGRLEVRLKIAPEVLSVVVPFLIIQPLVENAVQHGLANKPTGGMVTVTASDYGTEALISVEDDGIGMDPARLADLRNSHRTGAHVGLGNINARMRQLFGDEYALMVETAPGAGMKVTLRVPKFAPGVRTDLPDYAEAPPEPARNGRLHKPDGVRNLAP